Part of the Pseudomonas sp. M30-35 genome is shown below.
ATGGGCGCTCGAATCGCTCGCAAACATGTGGGCTGGTATCTAGCAACTCTGCCGGGCGCCAGAGAGTTTCGCGCTGAATTCAATCGCCTTGAATGTACGGACGCACAGTGCGCCAACGTTCGCCAGTTTTTTCGCGAACGGCAAAATGATGGAGATGGGGTGGCTGCATGACGATGTTGACCGAGACTTTAGGAAGTGGAATTGCACCTGTGAGTGACAACACCAGCTTGAAACAGCACCTCAACACGCCAAGCGCAGAAGGGCAGACCCTGCGCGGTAATGTTGAGAAAGCGCTGCATAACTATTTCGCCCACCTTGAGGGCGCTGACGTCTCGGACGTATACAACCTGGTGTTGACCGAAGTCGAGGCGCCACTGCTGGAAACAGTGATGAACTACGTCAAGGGCAACCAAACCAAAGCTTCGGAACTCCTCGGCCTGAATCGCGGCACCCTGCGTAAGAAGCTCAAGCAGTACGACCTGCTCTAATCTCTTCCTCTCAAAAAGGGCGACCTAACCAGTCGCCTTTTTGTTTATTTCTCTGCTCTGATGGACTCTGAAATGACCGACCAGACCACCCGCCTCCCCGTTCGCCGCGCCTTGATCAGCGTATCTGACAAGACTGGCATCCTCGAATTCGCTCGCGAGCTCGTCGCCCTCAATGTGGAAATTCTTTCCACTGGCGGCACCTACAAGCTGCTCAAGGACAATGGCGTCGCAGCAGTTGAAGTAGCTGATTACACTGGCTTCCCAGAAATGATGGATGGCCGGGTCAAGACCCTGCACCCGAAAATTCACGGTGGCATTCTCGGCCGCCGCGCGATTGACGGTGACGTCATGGCGCAGCACGGCATCAAGCCAATTGATCTGGTTGCGGTCAACCTGTACCCGTTTGAAGCCACAGTCGCAAAACCTGACTGCGATCTGGCCGACGCCATCGAGAACATCGACATTGGCGGTCCAACCATGGTCCGCAGCGCAGCCAAAAACCACAAAGATGTGGCTATTGTGGTCAACACTGGCGACTACGCCAGCGTCATCGAAAGCCTTAAAGCTGGCGGCATGAGTTATGCCCAGCGCTTTGATTTGGCCCTCAAGGCCTTCGAGCACACTGCCGCCTACGACGGCATGATTGCCAACTATCTGGGGACTATTGAGCAGAGCGCTGAAAAGCTCAGCACTGAAGACCGCGGCGCCTTCCCGCGCACGTTCAACAGCCAGTTCATCAAGACTCAGGAAATGCGTTACGGCGAGAACCCGCATCAGAGCGCGGCGTTCTACGTTGAAGCGAAAAAAGGCGAGGCCAGCATCGCCAGCGCCGTGCAACTGCAAGGCAAAGAGCTGTCTTACAACAACGTTGCCGACACTGACGCTGCGCTCGAATGCGTCAAGAGCTTCGTTAAGCCTGCTTGCGTGATCGTCAAGCACGCTAACCCATGCGGTGTTGCGGTTGTGCCGGAAGACGAAGGCGGTATTCGCAAAGCCTACGATCTGGCCTACGCCACCGATACTGAATCAGCCTTTGGCGGCATCATCGCCTTCAACCGCGAGCTGGATGGCGAAACCGCCAAAGCCATTGTTGAGCGTCAGTTCGTTGAAGTGATCATCGCCCCACGCATCAGTGCAGCCGCCCGTGAAGTGGTTGCCGCGAAAGCCAACGTACGTTTGCTCGAGTGTGGCGAGTGGCCAGCCGAGCGTAGCGCGGGCTGGGATTTCAAGCGCGTCAATGGCGGCTTGCTGGTACAGAGCCGTGACATTGGCATGATCACGGCTGACGACCTGAAAATCGTCACTCAGCGGGCGCCAAGCGAGCAAGAAATCCATGACCTGATCTTTGCCTGGAAAGTGGCAAAATTCGTTAAGTCCAACGCCATCGTCTACGCCAAGAACCGTCAGACAGTCGGTGTTGGCGCTGGCCAGATGAGCCGCGTTAACTCGGCACGCATTGCCGGCATCAAAGCCGAGCACGCAGGTTTGCCAGTGCCGGGCGCAGTGATGGCCAGCGACGCCTTCTTCCCATTCCGTGACGGTATCGATAACGCGGCCAAAGCTGGAATTACTGCGGTGATCCAACCCGGCGGTTCGATGCGTGATAACGAAGTGATTGCTGCCGCAGATGAGGCCGGCATTGCCATGGTGTTCACCGGTATGCGCCACTTTAGGCATTAACTAAAAGACGGTCGCGCTGAAACAGGCATCTGCTGTGTTGCCCTATGTTCCGCCAATGCTCATTGCCACTTGGCAACTCCGCTTGTCGAAACCTAGGGCGCCTTGCATCTACCCGCTTCATCGCGACCTTGATTGTGTTGGATCGTGGTGTTGGACTGCGGTGTTGAATAATGAAACAGCCGTAGGGTGGATGACGCTGTTTTCATCCACCACATGCAACACCGAAAGCACCGTTTAGTAGAGTGGGTAACGCTCTGTTTATCCACCAAAAGGGCTCACCAGCCCGCCTCCATTAGGGGACAGACATGAATGTTTTGATCATTGGCAGCGGCGGTCGTGAACACGCCCTGGCTTGGAAAATCGCGCAAGACCCACGCGTCGAAAAAGTCTTTGTTGCACCAGGCAACGCTGGCACCGCCACTGAAGCCAAGTGTGAGAATGTCGCCATCGACGTGCTGGCTATTGAGCAACTGGCTGACTTCGCCGAGAAGAACGTGCAAATGACCATCGTTGGTCCTGAAGCGCCGTTGGTTGCGGGTGTGGTTGACCTGTTCAATCAGCGCGGCCTGCATTGCTTCGGCCCCACCGCTGGTGCTGCTCAGCTGGAAGGTTCGAAAGCCTTCACCAAGGATTTTCTGGCTCGCCACAACATCCCGACGGCCGATTACCAGAACTTCACCGAAGTTGAACCGGCACTGGCCTACCTGCAAAAGGTTGGCGCGCCAATCGTAATCAAAGCGGATGGCCTGGCTGCCGGTAAAGGTGTAATCGTCGCCATGACCCTGGCCGAAGCCGAAGCTGCCGTGCGCGACATGCTTGCGGGCAATGCATTCGGTGAAGCCGGTTCACGGGTCGTGATCGAAGAGTTTCTTGACGGCGAAGAAGCCAGCTTCATCGTCATGGTCGACGGCGCCAACGTGCTGCCGATGGCCACCAGCCAAGACCACAAGCGAGTTGGCGATCAGGATACCGGGCCGAACACTGGCGGCATGGGCGCTTATTCGCCAGCGCCCGTTGTCACCGCTGAAGTCCATAAGCGCGTGATGGACGAAGTTATCTGGCCAACCGTTAAGGGCATGGCTGCTGAAGGTAACGTGTATACCGGTTTCCTCTACGCTGGCCTGATGATCGATAAATCCGGCGCGCCCAAGGTCATCGAATTCAATTGCCGCTTCGGCGACCCGGAAACCCAGCCGATCATGCTGCGCCTGCAATCTAGCCTGTTGCTGCTGATCGAAGCCGCACAAGCCAAAGCCCTGAACATCGTTGAGGCTCAATGGGACTCACGTCCTAGCCTTGGTGTGGTCATGGCCGCGGGTGGTTACCCTGCTGACTACAGCAAAGGTGATGCGATCAAGGGCCTCGATAACGCCGCGGCTACTGAAGGCAAGATCTTCCACGCGGGGACCGCGCTGAAAGAAGGTGAAGTGGTCACGTCTGGCGGTCGAGTCCTGTGCGCAACCGCACTCGGTGAAACCGTGCAACAAGCGCAACAGAATGCTTACGCACTGGCTGCAAAGGTTGATTGGCAAGGCTGTTTCTATCGTAAAGATATCGGTTACCGCGCAATCGCCCGGGAAAACGCCGAAGGCTAATCACCCGCCCAAGCTAAAACATGACAAAGGTGCCCAATTGGCCGTCTTTGTCATGTTTCCCTATTACCCTATTAACCTATAATCTCCCGACTAACTTTAGAAGGGAATTCACTGTGCGTCGGCCCGGGATTGCCACCAAACTGTTTTTCAGCTTACTGCTGACAGTCTTTTTTCATCTGCCTTTATACGCGGCAGCGAGTCATAACTGGTCAATTCTCAACGACTCCAGTGGCGAGTTGCAGCTCAGTGACATCCGTTCCCCGCAACACAGCACCCAATTCGCTCCAGTCGATATCAACGACCTGCTAACCAGCGGCGGCGATACCGCTGCATGGCTGCACTACCGCTTAGCACCGAGCAATCAACAGCAACTGATTAGAATTTTCTCGCCCTATCTAGCCTATCTAGACCTCTATGTAATGGATGGCGACGAGCTGCTTGATCATGTGCGCACAGGCAATAAGCTGCCGCTGTCGAGCAGACCGTTGAACAGTCGCGACTTCTTGTTGCCGCTACCGATTGCCGACAAACCCATCGATATCTATTTGCGCCTGGCATCCCCACAAATGCTGCGCCCAGCAATTTCATTGAAGAACGCCCAAGACATCGCGGCCAATGAAACCCGGCCCCTGCTGCTCGGTGCGTTACTGGGCAGTATTTTCATGCTCGCGCTGTACAACTTGGTACGCTATTGGCTGAGCCGTGAGTCAGCAAATCTGTGGTTATGCGCAATCAATGCTCTTCTTCTGTTCTCCTCCAGCACCTTACTGGGCATCACCAGTGGCTGGTTTGCCAGCCTACAGCCGTATCAGGCGCAGACTGCCAATCTGTCGATGTTAGTCGCGCTATTCTGCGCGCTGGCATTGACCTTGAGCTTCTTTCGCGACAGCCCTTCCTACTTACTGCTTAAACGCCTGGTACTCTCAGAAATCGTGGTGATTGCAGGATTGTTCGCCATCATCCTCACCACAACAAACCTGCAATTTGCGCTGTTGCTCTATATATTTTCAGCGATTTGCGGCCTGAGTATTTTACTGGTCGCCCTGCATCAGTGGCGCAGCGGTTATACCCCTGCCCGGCTATTTATCGTTTCCATCGCTTTTCTCTGTGTCGCTTACATCGCCAGCCTACCGATCCACATTGGCATCTGGCCGATGCCATCAGGCTGGTTGAGTTACGGCTTCCTGCTCACAGTCATCATTAGCAGCAGTATTTTGTGCATCGCCTTGAGTGAGAGACAGCAACGCATCACTCATGAAAAGTTCAGCTCCAGCCGTGAGTTGGCAGCAAGCTCGGCAGAACTCAAAGCCAAAGGCGAGTTTTTAGCCAAGATCAGCCATGAAATTCGCACCCCTATGAACGGGGTGCTGGGCATGACCGAACTGTTGCTCGGCACCCCGCTTTCAACCAAACAGCGCGATTACGTACAAACGATCCACAGCTCTGGCAATGAGCTGCTTAGTTTGATCAACGAAATTCTCGACATTTCCAAACTTGAATCGGGGCAGATTGAACTGGATGACGTACAGTTTGATTTGAACGCGCTGATTGAAGACTGCCTGGATATTTTCCGCGCCAAGGCCGAACAACAGAAAGTCGAGCTGATCAGTTTCATCCAGCCGCAGGTGCCGCGCATTATCAGCGGTGACCCGACACGCATCCGCCAAGCGCTCTTAAGCCTGCTGGACAATGCCTTCAAGCAAACCGACGTCGGTGAGATTCTTTTAATCGCCGCGCTGGAAAGCAACGCAGGTAAACCTCGCTTGCGCCTCGCAGTGCAAGACAGTGGCAAGCCGATGCCTCCTAGCGAGCGCAATGCATTGCTGCATGCTGAGCTGCACAGCAAGGACTTCCTCGCAGCGACTAAACTTGGTGGGCGCTTAGGCCTGATTATCGCCCGGCAGCTAATTCGCTTGATGGACGGTGAGTTTGGTATCCAAAACGGCAGTAATCAGGGTTCTACCTTGTGGTTGAGCTTGCCACTGGACAGCAAACTGCTTGAGCAACCTACAGCCGATCTCGACAGCCCGCTGCAAGACGCCCGCCTGCTCATCGTTGATGACAACGAGACCTGCAGGAAGGTACTGCTCCAGCAATGCAGCGCGTGGGGCTTGAATGTCAGTGCAGTGCCTTCAGGCAAAGAAGCACTGGCGCTGTTGCGTAGCAAAGTACACATGGGCGAATACTTTGATGTGGTGCTGCTCGACCAGGAAATGCCGGGCATGAACGGCATGCAACTGGCTGCAAAAATCAAAGAAGACCCAAGCCTGAACCGCGATATTTTGCTGGTTATGCTTACCGGCATCAGTAACATGCCAAGCAAGATCATCGCCCGTAACGCCGGGATCAAGCGCATCCTTGCCAAGCCAGTCGCTGGCTATACGCTGAAAGCGACCTTGGCAGATGAGCTAACCCATCGCCGCGATGGCAAACCCTCGGAGTCAACGCAAAACAACTTCACAACCTATAAGCCACCTGCTGACTTTCAAGTATTGGTTGCTGAAGACAACACCATTTCCACCAAAGTTATTCGCGGCATGCTCGGCAAGCTCAACTTGCAGCCAGACACCGCCAGCAATGGCGAGGAAGCGCTGCAGGCGATCAAATCAAAACACTATGATCTGGTCCTGATGGATTGCGAGATGCCAGTACTCGATGGGTTCTCCGCCACCGAACTGCTACGTGCCTGGGAAGCTGCCGGGCAGCATCCACGCACACCGGTCGTTGCGCTCACCGCGCACATCCTCAGTGAGCACAAAGAGCGCGCGCGTCAGGCCGGGATGGATGGTCACATGGCCAAACCTGTCGAGCTTTCGCAACTGCGTGACTTGGTCAATTACTGGATAGATCAACGCGCGGTACGGGATGCAAAAGCCCCCTGACCTACAACCTTCAAGCCATCGGCTGATCAGGGCTGGAGATCGGCGTCTCAATCGCTGATCATAGCCCCCAGCAAAGAGAAGCCCACGTAGCTTGGTCTATGCTTTGGCGTCCATCAGTCAACCACATCTGCAGTTAAGAGCCCACTCATGGCGTCCGATTTATTCAGCCTGTACCTGAAACTACTCGTGCTCTACAGCCCGTTCTTTGTGCTGTCGTGCTTCATTGGCCTAAGCCGTGGCTACACCGTTAAAGAGCGTAAAAGGCTGGCTTGGAAAGTCGCGGCCGGGGTGCTGATCGCGAGCATTTTGCTGTACCTGTTCGGCAAATATATTTTTACCTTGTTTGGCATCACTATCGACGCATTTCGTATTGGCGCGGGCAGCGTGCTGTTTATTTCAGCGCTGGGCATGGCGCAGGGAAAATCTGCCGTACAGACGGATAACGTGCAGCAGGATGTGACAATCGTACCGCTGACAATCCCTTTGACTGTTGGCCCCGGAACCATCGGTGCGTTGCTGCTGATGGGCGCCAGCCAACCGCACTGGGGAGACAAGGTCGTTGCGATCATGAGCATCGCCTTGGCCAGTTTTACCGTGGGTATCGTGCTCTATTTATCCAATCAGTTTGAGCGCTTGCTTGGCGATCAAGGTTTACAAATAGTTAGCCGCCTTATGGGGCTTTTTGTCTGTGCGTTAGCTGCACAAATCATCTTCACCGGGGTTAAAAACTACTTAATGCCCTGATCCGGTGCGCGACCGTCTGTCGAGCGTGCATCACGCCAATACGCGCACCATTGCAGCGCAGCCGTGTGTCTCTGAACTGTCATAGACTCCATTAAAAACCATAAAAAACAATAAGTTGCATTGATTGGCACGGATGCTGCCATTGGAAGAAGACTCAACCAGTCTCTTCCAACAGCTGCGCATGGAGCCATAAGAATGAAACGCCGTCCTTTTCTAAAAACGACACTCGCCGCCAGTGCCTTAATTCTCAGCGGTCTATTCCCGTTCAGTGCACACGCAGCCGATACCATTAAGGTCGGCATTCTTCACTCGCTCTCCGGCACCATGGCCATTTCAGAAACATCCCTGAAAGACATGGCATTGATGACCATCGACGAAATCAACGCCAAAGGTGGTGTGCTGGGTAAACAGCTTGAGCCTGTGGTGGTAGACCCGGCTTCAAACTGGCCACTGTTCGCTGAAAAAGGTCGCCAACTGCTGACTCAGGATAAAGTCGCCGTCACCTTTGGTTGCTGGACTTCGGTGTCACGCAAATCGGTGCTTCCAGTCTACGAAGAACTCAACGGTCTGCTGTTCTACCCGGTTCAATACGAAGGTGAAGAGCTTTCGCCTAATGTGTTCTACACCGGCGCAGCGCCAAACCAACAAGCGATTCCCGCAGTTGAATACCTGATGAGCGAAGATGGCGGCAGCGCCAAACGCTTTTTCCTGCTGGGCACTGACTACGTTTACCCGCGCACCACCAACAAAATTCTGCGCGCCTTCCTGCACAGTAAAGGTGTCGCTGACAAAGATATCGAAGAGGTTTACACCCCGTTCGGTCACAGTGACTACCAAACCATCGTTGCCAATATCAAGAAGTTCTCGGCTGGCGGCAAAACGGCGGTTATCTCAACGGTAAACGGCGACTCCAACGTACCGTTCTACAAAGAACTGGCTAACCAGGGCATTGAAGCCACAGACGTCCCAGTTGTTGCGTTCTCGGTTGGCGAAGAAGAACTGCGTGGCATCGACACCAAGCCACTGGTTGGTCAGTTGGCCGCCTGGAACTACTTCGAGTCGGTTGAAAATCCAGTCAACCAGGAGTTTGTTCAGAAGTGGAAGGCCTACGCCAAAGCCAAGAACCTGCCGGGCGCTGATAAAGCGGTGACCAACGACCCAATGGAAGCCACCTATGTCGGTATCAACATGTGGGCGCAAGCAGTTGAAAAGGCTGGCACCACTGATGTCGACAAAGTTCGCGATGCCATGGCTGGGCAAACCTTCGCGGCCCCCTCTGGCTACACCCTGACCATGGATAAAACCAATCATCACCTGCACAAGCCGGTAATGATTGGCGAGATCCAGGATAACGGTCAGTTTGATGTGGTCTGGCAGACAGACGGCCCAATCCGCGCGCAGCCTTGGAGCCCTTATATCGAGGGTAACGACAAGAAGCCGGACTACGCCGTCAAATCCAACTAAAGGATTCGCGGCTCGACTCAGCGTTAATCGGCTCAGCGTTTGTGTGCTCTGTACACAAACGCTGGTCACGCCAAAACCTCCACCAAGAGAGGGGGGGCTTTAACAGGAAACTGGATGATGACCACTGCCCTTTACCGGCTTTTATTCGCGCTCTTGCTCTGCCTGTCATGGTCGAGCAGTTACGCCGGGGACGCTGCGGATTTCAGCGCCGCCAACTCATCGCAACAGGCCAAGCTACTGCAAGCCTGGGCTGCGACCCCCGATGAGGCACGCTTGCCACTACTGGAAGCCTTGCAAAGCGGCCGCGTTGAGGCAGACAGCAACAAAACACCCTTTTATAAGACCGACTCCGGCTACCAAGCCGCTGAAGGCGGTGATGTAGAACCGGCCGGTAAGCTGCGCAAACTGCGCCTGAATAATCGCCTGCGTGGCCTTATTGCCACCGCCATGGCCAGCCACCAATTATTCTCGGCTGACCCAGCGGTGCGTTTGCAGGCCGCTCAAGACCTGCAAAAAAGTGCTAAACCGGCGCAACTGCAACTGCTCAATCAGCGCTTGGCTCAAGAGGCGGATGCCGATGTCAGCGAGGCGCTTTCACTCGCCCTCGCCAGCCTGCAACTTATTGATAGCGACCCGCAAGTGCGTCTCGCGGCGGTACGTTTACTGGGTGAAACCGGCCAGCCACTGGCACGCGTGCGCCTGGAGCGATTACTTGCCGATAGCAGCGAAACCGATGCGTCTGTACGTACAGCAGCTGAAACCAGCCTGGCTCAAGTCAAGCGTCGGCTGATGTTTGGTGAACTGCTCGGCCAAGCCTTCAGTGGCATGAGCCTGGGCTCGATTTTACTCCTCGCAGCGCTGGGCCTTGCGATCACCTTTGGCTTGCTCGGCGTGATCAACATGGCGCACGGCGAGATGCTGATGCTCGGCGCCTACTCGACCTATATGGTGCAGGTCATGTTCCAACGCTTCGCCCCTGAAGCGATTGCCCTGTATCCGCTGGTTGCACTGCCCGTCGCCTTCTTTGTCACCGCCGTTATCGGCATGACATTGGAGCGCACAGTGATTCGCCACCTGTACGGCCGCCCGCTGGAAACCCTGCTGGCAACCTGGGGGATCAGCCTGATTCTGATTCAATTGGTGCGTGTATTGTTCGGCGCACAGAACGTTGAGGTGGCCAACCCTTATTGGTTGTCTGGGGGTATTCAGGTGCTGCCAAACCTGGTGCTGCCGTATAACCGCATCGTGATTATCGCTTTTGCCTTGTTCGTGGTGGTCTTGACCTGGCTGCTGCTGAATAAAACCCGACTGGGCCTCAACGTTCGCGCTGTGACCCAAAACCGCAACATGGCGGCGTGCTGCGGCGTACCCACCGGGCGAGTGGACATGCTCGCCTTCGGTCTCGGCTCAGGCATTGCGGGGCTGGGTGGCGTGGCCCTGAGTCAGATCGGCAACGTCGGCCCCGACCTGGGCCAGAGCTACATTATCGACTCGTTTTTAGTGGTCGTCCTGGGCGGTGTCGGCCAATTGGCGGGCAGTGTCATGGCGGCGTTTGGCCTGGGTATCGCCAACAAAATTCTTGAGCCGCAGATTGGCGCCGTGCTCGGCAAGATTCTCATCCTCGCGTTGATCATTCTGTTCATCCAGAAGCGCCCGCAAGGTTTGTTTGCACTCAAAGGTCGGGTGATCGATTAATGACTATGCCCCTAAACCAAACCCTCTTGGCGCGCACCAGCGCCAAGCTCGGTCCACAGCTATCAATTGCAATTGGCGTTTTGGTCCTGGCGCTATTGATCGCCCTGCCGTTATTACACCTGACGCCTGCTGATAGTGCGTTTCACGTTAACGCCTACACATTAACTCTGGTCGGCAAAATCCTCTGCTATGCGATTGTCGCGCTAGCGCTGGATCTGGTCTGGGGCTACGCAGGACTGCTTTCACTGGGCCACGGCTTGTTCTTTGCGCTGGGCGGCTATGCGATGGGCATGTACCTGATGCGCCAATCCGCTGGTGATGGCTTGCCGGCGTTTATGAGTTTTCTAGCCTGGAAAGAGTTGCCTTGGTACTGGATGGGAACCGACAACTTCATCTGGGCCATGTGCCTGGTAGTGTTGGCGCCCGGCTTACTGGCCTTGATATTTGGATTCTTCGCTTTCCGCTCGCGGATCAAAGGCGTGTACTTCTCGATCATGACCCAAGCACTGACATTCGCCGGCATGCTGTTGTTCTTTCGCAATGAAACCGGCTTTGGCGGCAACAACGGCTTCACCGATTTCAAACGCATTCTCGGCTTTGACATCACCGCCCCCGCCACCCGCGCAGCGCTATTTTTAGCCACAGTGACCTTGCTGGTCGCCAGCCTGCTGCTCGGCTGGAAACTGGCCAAGAGCAAATTTGGCCGGGTCCTGACAGCCTTGCGCGACGCGGAAAACCGTTTGATGTTCTGCGGCTATGACCCACGCGGCTACAAGCTGTTTATCTGGGTGTTGTCAGCGGTGCTTTGCGGTTTGGCTGGAGCGTTGTACGTGCCGCAAGTTGGCATCATCAACCCCAGCGAAATGTCACCAACCAACTCCATCGAGGCGGCGGTATGGGTTGCACTGGGCGGGCGCGGCACCTTGATCGGCCCATTGCTCGGCGCTGGCGTGGTCAACGGCATGAAGAGCTGGTTCACGGTCGCATTCCCCGAATACTGGCTATTCGCACTCGGCGCGCTGTTTATCCTGATTACCCTGTATTTGCCCCACGGCATTATCGGCTTGCTCAAAAGAGGGGGCAAACAATGAGAGCCACACCGGCCCCAGAAGCCATGCTCGAACCCATTTATGACCCACTGGGCAGTGCCCGTGATGCAATCGGCGCGGGGCGTCTTGCGGAGAAAGGCCTCAACGTCCGCCACGGCACCATCCTGACGCTGGAAGATATCAATGTCAGCTTCGATGGTTTTAAAGCGCTGACCAACCTCAACTTGTATATCGGCGTTGGCGAATTACGTTGCATTATCGGCCCCAATGGCGCCGGTAAAACCACAATGATGGATGTCATCACCGGTAAAACACGCCCCGATAACGGCAGCGCCTACTTCGGCGAAACACTTGATTTGACGCGAATGAGCGAAGTCGAAATCGCCCAATCAGGGATTGGCCGCAAGTTCCAGAAGCCAACCGTGTTCGAGGCGCTAAGCGTATTTGAAAACCTCGAACTGGCGCAGAAAACCAACAAGTCGGTCTGGGCCAGCTTGCGCGCCAAACTCAGTGGCGAACAGCGTGAACGGATTGATGAAGTGCTCGAAACCATCCGTTTGGATAGCTCGCGCGAACGTCAGGCTGGCCTGCTCTCTCACGGCCAAAAGCAGTTTCTGGAGATCGGCATGCTGTTGATGCAAGACCCGCAATTGTTGCTGCTCGATGAACCAGTCGCCGGTATGACTGACGCCGAAACCGAGTTCACCGCCGAGCTGTTCAAATCACTGGCGCGCAAGCATTCGCTGATGGTGGTTGAACATGACATGGGCTTTGTTGGCTCGATCGCCGATCACGTCACCGTCCTGCATCAAGGCAGCGTACTTGCCGAAGGCTCGCTCAATGATGTGCAGGCCGATGAGCGAGTAATCGAAGTTTATCTTGGCCGTTAAGCCCCATAAGTAGTTGTGATTGATGATCCGGGTGGGCGTCCTCAGCATCCGGAAATATGCACAAGCAAGGAACATCCCTATGTTGCAAGTTCAACAATTGCACCAGTATTACGGCGGCAGCCACATCCTGCGTGGTTTGTCATTCGACGCGAAGATCGGCGAAGTCACCTGCCTGCTGGGTCGCAACGGCGTCGGTAAAACCACCTTGCTCAAATGCCTGATGGGCTTGATTCCCGCCAAACAAGGCGACATCA
Proteins encoded:
- the fis gene encoding DNA-binding transcriptional regulator Fis; translation: MTMLTETLGSGIAPVSDNTSLKQHLNTPSAEGQTLRGNVEKALHNYFAHLEGADVSDVYNLVLTEVEAPLLETVMNYVKGNQTKASELLGLNRGTLRKKLKQYDLL
- the purH gene encoding bifunctional phosphoribosylaminoimidazolecarboxamide formyltransferase/IMP cyclohydrolase; protein product: MTDQTTRLPVRRALISVSDKTGILEFARELVALNVEILSTGGTYKLLKDNGVAAVEVADYTGFPEMMDGRVKTLHPKIHGGILGRRAIDGDVMAQHGIKPIDLVAVNLYPFEATVAKPDCDLADAIENIDIGGPTMVRSAAKNHKDVAIVVNTGDYASVIESLKAGGMSYAQRFDLALKAFEHTAAYDGMIANYLGTIEQSAEKLSTEDRGAFPRTFNSQFIKTQEMRYGENPHQSAAFYVEAKKGEASIASAVQLQGKELSYNNVADTDAALECVKSFVKPACVIVKHANPCGVAVVPEDEGGIRKAYDLAYATDTESAFGGIIAFNRELDGETAKAIVERQFVEVIIAPRISAAAREVVAAKANVRLLECGEWPAERSAGWDFKRVNGGLLVQSRDIGMITADDLKIVTQRAPSEQEIHDLIFAWKVAKFVKSNAIVYAKNRQTVGVGAGQMSRVNSARIAGIKAEHAGLPVPGAVMASDAFFPFRDGIDNAAKAGITAVIQPGGSMRDNEVIAAADEAGIAMVFTGMRHFRH
- the purD gene encoding phosphoribosylamine--glycine ligase, translating into MNVLIIGSGGREHALAWKIAQDPRVEKVFVAPGNAGTATEAKCENVAIDVLAIEQLADFAEKNVQMTIVGPEAPLVAGVVDLFNQRGLHCFGPTAGAAQLEGSKAFTKDFLARHNIPTADYQNFTEVEPALAYLQKVGAPIVIKADGLAAGKGVIVAMTLAEAEAAVRDMLAGNAFGEAGSRVVIEEFLDGEEASFIVMVDGANVLPMATSQDHKRVGDQDTGPNTGGMGAYSPAPVVTAEVHKRVMDEVIWPTVKGMAAEGNVYTGFLYAGLMIDKSGAPKVIEFNCRFGDPETQPIMLRLQSSLLLLIEAAQAKALNIVEAQWDSRPSLGVVMAAGGYPADYSKGDAIKGLDNAAATEGKIFHAGTALKEGEVVTSGGRVLCATALGETVQQAQQNAYALAAKVDWQGCFYRKDIGYRAIARENAEG
- a CDS encoding response regulator → MRRPGIATKLFFSLLLTVFFHLPLYAAASHNWSILNDSSGELQLSDIRSPQHSTQFAPVDINDLLTSGGDTAAWLHYRLAPSNQQQLIRIFSPYLAYLDLYVMDGDELLDHVRTGNKLPLSSRPLNSRDFLLPLPIADKPIDIYLRLASPQMLRPAISLKNAQDIAANETRPLLLGALLGSIFMLALYNLVRYWLSRESANLWLCAINALLLFSSSTLLGITSGWFASLQPYQAQTANLSMLVALFCALALTLSFFRDSPSYLLLKRLVLSEIVVIAGLFAIILTTTNLQFALLLYIFSAICGLSILLVALHQWRSGYTPARLFIVSIAFLCVAYIASLPIHIGIWPMPSGWLSYGFLLTVIISSSILCIALSERQQRITHEKFSSSRELAASSAELKAKGEFLAKISHEIRTPMNGVLGMTELLLGTPLSTKQRDYVQTIHSSGNELLSLINEILDISKLESGQIELDDVQFDLNALIEDCLDIFRAKAEQQKVELISFIQPQVPRIISGDPTRIRQALLSLLDNAFKQTDVGEILLIAALESNAGKPRLRLAVQDSGKPMPPSERNALLHAELHSKDFLAATKLGGRLGLIIARQLIRLMDGEFGIQNGSNQGSTLWLSLPLDSKLLEQPTADLDSPLQDARLLIVDDNETCRKVLLQQCSAWGLNVSAVPSGKEALALLRSKVHMGEYFDVVLLDQEMPGMNGMQLAAKIKEDPSLNRDILLVMLTGISNMPSKIIARNAGIKRILAKPVAGYTLKATLADELTHRRDGKPSESTQNNFTTYKPPADFQVLVAEDNTISTKVIRGMLGKLNLQPDTASNGEEALQAIKSKHYDLVLMDCEMPVLDGFSATELLRAWEAAGQHPRTPVVALTAHILSEHKERARQAGMDGHMAKPVELSQLRDLVNYWIDQRAVRDAKAP
- a CDS encoding MarC family protein produces the protein MASDLFSLYLKLLVLYSPFFVLSCFIGLSRGYTVKERKRLAWKVAAGVLIASILLYLFGKYIFTLFGITIDAFRIGAGSVLFISALGMAQGKSAVQTDNVQQDVTIVPLTIPLTVGPGTIGALLLMGASQPHWGDKVVAIMSIALASFTVGIVLYLSNQFERLLGDQGLQIVSRLMGLFVCALAAQIIFTGVKNYLMP
- the urtA gene encoding urea ABC transporter substrate-binding protein, encoding MKRRPFLKTTLAASALILSGLFPFSAHAADTIKVGILHSLSGTMAISETSLKDMALMTIDEINAKGGVLGKQLEPVVVDPASNWPLFAEKGRQLLTQDKVAVTFGCWTSVSRKSVLPVYEELNGLLFYPVQYEGEELSPNVFYTGAAPNQQAIPAVEYLMSEDGGSAKRFFLLGTDYVYPRTTNKILRAFLHSKGVADKDIEEVYTPFGHSDYQTIVANIKKFSAGGKTAVISTVNGDSNVPFYKELANQGIEATDVPVVAFSVGEEELRGIDTKPLVGQLAAWNYFESVENPVNQEFVQKWKAYAKAKNLPGADKAVTNDPMEATYVGINMWAQAVEKAGTTDVDKVRDAMAGQTFAAPSGYTLTMDKTNHHLHKPVMIGEIQDNGQFDVVWQTDGPIRAQPWSPYIEGNDKKPDYAVKSN